The DNA region GGGTAGTTCTGCTCCAACTGCAATTGCTGCGGCAGCAGGCCTCCCGCGGTGCCTCTCTCCGCCACCGCGGTGGCAAAGCCGCCGGTTTTGAAATAGGGCAAGTAGGCGGCGCGCAACACCGGGGCCACCTGCTTTTCGGTGACGCGATCCATGCGCAGCACGCCCATGCTCTGGTAACCTTCGGTCATGCGATACCAATCGAACGCACACCACCACGTCGCAGCCATCAAATAGCCGCAGCAATCCAGGTTGCCCAGACTGTCCATGGCAGCGCGCTGCTTCAGCGCGCGGAAGGTATCATTGAAGATCTGAACCTGCGCGCTCGCGGTCGAGCCGTTTTCTGAAGACCAGTAGCCGAATTCAGTATTGAGTATGGGTTTCTTGGGATGAGCGAGGTTCGCGTCAACGAGGAAGTATTTGGTTTCCGGGTAGGCGTCCTTGCCGTAGAAGATGCCGAAATACATGGTCCAACCGGCATAATCACTCGCCGCTTGCGAGGGATCATGCGGCCCGGGCCGGTCGGCCGCCGCTGACTGGCCCACCAGCCGGCCGTCGGGATAAAGGCTGTCAAGCTCATCATTGACGCGCTTGATGAACGTCTGGCGATTATCGATATCCAGGCTCTCATTGTTGGTGCTCCACAGCGCGATCGAGGGCCGGTTGTAGTCGCGGAAGACCATCTCCTTGAACATCTGCTCGTGAATGTGCCGAATCAGGTTTTGCAGCACCCACGCCAACGCCACGTCGAATTGCCAAAGGGGAATTTCCTCCATCACTACGAAGCCCAACCGGTCGGTGGCGAGATAGGTGAAGGGATGGTTGGGATAATGCGCGGTGCGCAGCCAGTTGGCGTGGAGGCCTTTGATCTTGACAAGATCATCATAGATCGCCTCGACCGGCATGCTGCGGCCATAAACCGGATGATCTTCGTGGCGCGCCACGCCGACAAAGAAGGCAGGCTTCTCATTGAGCAGAAATTTGGTGCCGGCGGTTTTGGTGGTGCGGATGCCGAATTGGGTGTGGAACTCATCCACCACCCGGCCGCCGCGCGTGAGCGTGACCTGCAGGACGTAGAGATGCGGCGCCTGCGGCGACCACAAGCGCGGGTTGGGGACAGTCAGCGTCGTGCGCCATACTGCCGCCGCGCGTGCCGCCGCGCTGGCCGCATGCCGCGTCTCGCCGGAAACCGCGGCCGGTTCGCCGAGCAAATCCGCGGCTCTTTCCGAACGAATGTTCTGTGAGTCGACCCGCGCGGTGTAGACCTGCAGGGCGACTTCGAAATCCTGTGGCGCCGCCGAGGCGTTGAACACGGTCACCGTGGTTTGGATTCTGCCGTTGATCTCTTTGGGCACGACGTCGGCGCGCACCACCGCGACTTCGTCGGCAAACTCCAAGTAAACGTCGTGAATGATGCCGGTGTAGTTGAACCAGTCAACGCGCGAATACGGAACGATGTCAGTGCGCGTTCCCCACGGCGGATTATCGACCCGAACCGCAATCACATTGAGCGTATCGTAACGCAGCGCCGGCGTGACATCGAAGGCAAACGAAGTATACCCGCCTTCGTGGTAGCCCAGATACTGGCCGTTGACCCACACGTCGGCGACATAATTCACAGCATAGAAGATCAACTTGGCAAATTTGCCCTGCAGCGCGGCGGGAACCGCAAACGTGCGGCGGTACCACACCCCATCCTGATAGTACTCCGGCCGCTTCTCGTAAGCATTGATGGTATTCTCGACGCCGGGAATCTGATGGCTGGGCCAGCCGCTGTCATCATAGCCCGGCTCGTGGCGGCCGGCAGTCTCCGCCAGCAACTCGGCAAACCCCGCGGTATCGCGTTTTTTCAAAGTCAAATCATGATTGGCCGCGAAGCGCTGTTTGCGCCACAGGCCGGCAAGATTGATGGTGGTGCGCTGCTGCTTTTCAAAAGCGGGAACGGGCATGCCGTTTTGCTGGGGAATGGCAATGCCTGCCACGGTTTGCAGCCGCAGCGTGGCATCGAGCGTGGCAATTTGGCCCGCGGAGTTTTGAAATGAAAGCAGCAGGAAAGACACCAATACCACTCTTAAAAAGAATCTGGTTTGGTACCACATGATCATAGGGTCGTCCTCCGAGTGGAAGCAATCGCATTCCCTGCTTACTGCTTGCTGATCACTCGTATCTGGCATCTGACTACTTCACCAACAGAAGTTTTCCAGCCGCCGATCCCTGCGTGCCGCCCAACGAGTAGAAATAGACTCCGGAGCGCAACGGCAGGCCGGAGGTGTCAACCGCCTGCCAGGTGAATTCGCGCGTTCCCGCCGGCTGCACGCCGAGATCTTTTTGGAAAACGACATTGCCGAGCAGATCGAATACTCGCAATTGCATTCTCTCCGCTGCGGCAAGTTCATAGCGAATTCTGGTGGCGCCGTTGAAGGGATTGGGAAAACATTGCGCCAAATGAAACTGCCGCGGCGCGGGCGCGGGCGCGGGCGCGCGGATGCCGCTGGCAGTCGCGGGTTCAATGACCAGCCCGTTCAACACGGGATCTTTTATCACCGCGGCAAAATGCAGATCGAGAATCCCATCGGTTACTGCGACCACCTCGAGGGTTTTCACATGAGCGACATGCGCTCCAGCTTCCTGAAAGAGGTCGAGATCATCGACCATCATTTTGCTTTCGGCGAAAACGTCAAAGACTCGCATGCCGGCGGCGGTGAAGTTGTTCTCCGCCATCATCAAGGTCACGCGATAGCTGCCGTTGGGAACGCGCACCCGGTAGAACACCAATCCCCCGCGCTCGTTGCGATAAATCGCGTCGTCGTCGGTGTTGGCAATTTCCAAATCAGCCGGCCACGATTTGGTGCTGCCATCCTGAAAACCATATTCGACTTGCTCATGCCACTGCTGATCGGCTGAGAAATCGTCCTGTTGCGCGCCACCGACGTTGATCTGCAAGGGAAAGGTCACCGGCGCCTCCTTGATCACGCTCACGGCGCGCGCGGCGCTGGTATTGGGCGTGGCAGCGCGGTCGCGCGCGCGCATCACCACCAGCGTGTGCGTCAGGGAGGAGTCCAGGCCGGCCGTTGCAAGCAGCACGCTCATTTGGTCGGGGAGAAGCTGCGCCGCGGAAATCGCCACGCCCGGAATCACGTAGTTGCTTCGCTGCTCGGCAACCGTCTGAGCGATTTCCTCCGAAAACCTGACGGTGACGTTGTTTCCGGAAAGCCTCGCCCATCTGGCCACCGGCGGATTGCGGTCGTCATAACCGAGATTATCGGGCACCGTGAGGCAGAGGATCATCAGGCCGTCGCGAAACACGACGTTCTCCGGCACAAAATCGCAATCATTGCCGTTGAAGGTGTGCGTGCCTTTTTCCCAACGCGTCTGATCCCAAAAATCAAAATCATCTTTCCACTGCCGGGAAAAGTTGTTGTCCGTGCCGGTGTCGCCCGCACCCGGGGTGTAGGCGGCATAACTGACCCAGTCATAATAGGCAAAGGCCGGCAAGGCGTCGTCACTCCAACTTCCCACCCAATTCGTGAACGCCGGCTTCCAGACGTTCATCATGATTTTCTGCTCACTCACCAGCATGGCAATATGCGCTTCCGTCTGCCGGTAAGCTTCCACGCCATCGATGAACCAGGCGACATACGCCGGCGTCCATTCAAAGGCATAGGTGTGAAAATCCAAATGCGGATTGAACGAGACCGCCTGATGGCGCAGATGACTGTTCTGGCCGGCGGTGATGGTGTTGAATTGCACATCATCACTGTAGCGGCCCAGAATCTCGAGGTCGATTTCATTCCAGGGGCCGCCGCCGTCATGGTAAGTAAAGAACGAAGCCAGCATCCCCTCGCGCTGCGCTGCTTGCATGCGGACTTCGAAGCGGCCGTAGGAGTACGCTTCCCGCGTGCGCAACTCGGCGCCTTTGTAATTCTTGGCGGCAACCAGCACAGGGCAGCACAACACCGCGCACAGCGAAATACTCCAGGCGATTTTCATATCATCATCCGGTCTGCAAGTCGAGATGGTCCGGCGAGCGCCCCGTCCCGGGCAAGCCGGACCCCAAGCATGTGGGAGGACACCCGCAGTGGGGTGTCCTCACCAAATCGAAACATGCTTCAGGGAGAATGCCTGACAGCCGCAAGTCGTACCCGACGGTGGGCTATCGACCGGTCATTCGATACTATTTCATCAACAGCATCTTGCGCGTTTGTTTGAAATCGCCCGCGCTGATGCGGTAGAAATAGATGCCGGAGGGCAGGCCATCCGCTTGCACTTCGAGCGTGTAGGTGCCCGCCGCCTGCACGCCATCCACCAAAGTGCGGACCTTCTGGCCGAGCGCGTTGTACAGCTCGAGCTGCACCAGACCCGCCGTGCGAATGGCGTACGTGATCTTGCTCGAGGGGTTGAAGGGGTTGGGATAATTCTGGCTCAAGCTGTAGCTGGCCGGCACGCCGTCGTTGCGATTGTCCGCGACTGCCGTTGGGCTTTCGCGATCGCCGATCCAGGTGTAGGTCCAGTTGCGCGGTGATTGCCACGAATTGTCGTTGTTGATGGGCGACAGACTCATGATGCCGTCGCGGGTATTGAGCACGTCGGCATCATGAATGGTGAAGTCGAGCGGAATCCGCATGCCGTTGACGGGCAGGAAGGGCGCGTCATCACCGAAGGTGATGTCGGTCAACTTCACGCGCGTCTCGATGATGTAATCCGAACCGAAGCCTTCGAAATAGTAATCGGTGGAGTCACGCGTGTAGAGCTGCCGGTTGGAATTGTCCGGATGAAACAAGCCGTCGTAACGGAACTGCAAGGCGTAATCCGGCTTGGCACCGCGCAACCGGGCCGCGTGGGGCGGCCCGGGCCGGCCATCGTACAGGCCAAAGAACATCTCGATGGCATCGTCTTGCCACCAGTCGCCGGCGGGATCGTAGGAAAACACATTGTCAATGGCATCGACCGCGAAGTAGAAATACTGGTTGTCCATCGCCATGTACATGGTGAGCGTCAGATCATCGTCGTTGTCGAAGACGCCGAGGCCGATGTGGCTGACCGACTTCTTGAAGACGAACGGTTTGATCCCGCTGTTTTCCCATTCCGTCAGAATGCCGTCGGCCTTGAATTGGGCAGGCGGATTGAGGGAGATGGTGGCAATGCCCTTGGCGGTGTTGTTCACACCGGGGAAGGACACGCCTGGCACACTGACATTGCCCACCTTGTCGGCGGCCGTGACGGCATAGTAGTACGTCACCGCCTGATCCGCCAAGGGATGATACAGGTAGTGCACATAAGTCTGGGTGTTTTCGGCAACGCCTTCCGCCAGCACTTCCACGCCCGGCGCGGTGACATCGGTGATCGGCTGCTTGCTGGCGTAGACCGTGTACTTCTCGCCGGCTTCATTGGGCACATCCTGCCAAATCACCAGGTTGAAATTGCCGGCGGCATCAGGCACTGCGGCCACCCCTTTGGGAGCTGCCGGCGGCTCGAAATCAGTTTGGCGCTTGCCGTAGAGTTCGAGATTGTCGAACAGCACTCCACCCGTGGAGACCGTGCCTTGTATCGCGGGGGCGGCGGAGAAGGCGAACTCATACTTCTTCACCTTGTCCCAATCCAGCTTGCTGTTGCCGGCCACGCCGGACCAGCCCGGATTCGAGAAGCCTTCGGCGTTCGGCGTCACGCCGGTGCCGCGATCTTCGAGCGGAATGAGCAGTTTCTTCCAGCCCGTGGCCGCGTCGAGAACGTCACGCGTCTCATAAATCCATTGCTCTTCGGAGTTGGCGCCCTCGCTGTACTCATACAATTGGATGCGGAAAACCACGTTACCGGGGCTGCTGGAGGCCAGGAAGTTGTTATACCGCAGGGTCATGTGGGTATTACCCTTCATGTCCGGCAGGAAGTCGGTGTCGTTGCCGTATTTCAGGCTGGCGAAACCGCCCCAGGATTCGGTGGCATCGACCTTCCAATCGAACTGCGCCGAGGCGGTCTCGAAAAATTCCAGTTTGTTGTCGGTCACGCTGATGCTGCTGGTGCCGGTGCCGGCAAAAGAGGCCGTCATGGTGGCGGTGGTGTCAAAGTAGTTGATGACCGGGAAGGCATGGCCGTAGAGCGCGATGTTATCGAAGTAAATCGTTCCCGCCGAGATGCCGGAGTTTTGCGGATTGGCGGCATCATAGACGGAGGCATCGACCGACCATTCGATCTTCCACGCCTTGATCGCGTCCAGATTGAGCGTATTGTTACCGGCCGCGCCCGCCCATCCCGGCCGCCACAAGCCCTGGTCGGACTGTTGCGCGACATCGACCAGCGGCAGCACTAATTCATTCCACCCCGGCTGCGCATCGAGAATGAAGAAATGGGAATACCAGTACTCAGCCTGGGTGATGTTGGCCATGGTCCGGTTGGCAACCGAAACATCGCTCATGTCCTTCAGGAGGACGCGAATGTGAGTGGTGCCGGGTTTGCTCTGCGGCACGGCGTTGTAGTACCAAACCTTCAGGTGAGTGTAGGGCGAAAAATCAAAGAGCGCAGTGGTGTCGGCGCCGTGCATAATGTTGGCGTAACCGCCCCAGCTCTCCGTGCCCTGAATCGCATAATCGACCTTGAGCGAGCCAGTGCCCTGCTTGACGAGATCGTTCACGTAGAACAGATTGGTGAACGTCTGCGTCGAACTGGAAACGTGCTCGAAATTCCAATAGGAGGAATCAAGCGCCGCATCGAACGTGTTCAGCGCCTCCTGCCCAAACGCCAGGCAGGGAAAGAGCAACAGCGAGAGTAACAAGTTGTACCTTTTCATCTCGTGCCTCCACTTGAATTGAACAGCGGATTGCTGAACTGAAATCGACCTGCAAACAATTCTTTTGGCGATCACCTCCTTGCGGTTCCACTAGTCCGTGTCCGTCCGAAATCGCGAACTCTTGAGAAACGTTCCTGCAACGGCTTGGCCGTTGCTTCACAATCATCAGAATTGCCACGACACTCAAGATTCTACCAGCCTCGGCTCAGCCGAAGTTGAAACGTCCCCGGATAGAATTATCCTCTCGAAATCGCGATCTCTTGAGAGACGTTCCTGCGACGGCTTGGCCGTTGCTTCGCAATCATCAGAATTGCCACGACACTCAAGATTCTACCAGCCGCGGCTCAGCCGAAGTTGGGGCAGTCGGCAGGGCCACTCGTGCTTGCGGGGCATTGCTCCAACCCGCGTGTTCATTGGCTGCGACAGCGACCCACGAACGCAAGCCGGCCGGCCTGCTATTCCAGCGAAAACCGCTGCGCCAGCGGTCCGACCGCCACTTTGAATTCGCCCGCTTCGATCGTGGGCTGGTGGTCACGCCCGATGAAAGCAAGATCCTGCGGTTGCAGCGTGAACGTTACGCTCTTGCTCTCGCCCGGCGCCAGTGGGATCTTCTCGAACCGTTTGAGCCGCTGATTGTGCGGCGTGATCGAGGCATACAAATCGGTGAGATAAAGCTGCACGATCTCCTGGCCGGCGCGCATGCCGGTGTTCTTTACCGTGACGCTGACCGTCAGCGCTTCGCCCGGCTTGAGTTTGGTTTTGTCCAGCGCCAAATCACTGTACGCGAACGTCGTGTAGCTCAGGCCAAAGCCAAAGGGAAACTGCGGCTTGTAAGTCTGATGCTCGCTGGCTTGCTCGCTGAATTTGTGATCATACAACGTCAGGTCGTTGGGATGGCGCGGATAGGTGATGGGCAGCTTGCCGGAGGGATTCACTTCGCCGGCCAGCACCTCGGCGATGGCCGTGCCGCCCTGCATGCCGGGCAGAAACGCGGCCACGATCGCCGCGCTTTTCTCTTCAATCTCGCGGATCAGGCGCGGCCGGCCCTGGGCCAAAACCAGAATGACCGGCTTGCCGGTTTGCTGCAGCGCCTGCGCCAGTTTGAGCTGCGCGCGCGGCAGACTCAAATCCGTGATGTTACCCGGCGTTTCACAATAAGCCTCCTCTCCCAGACACAGGATCACGGCGTGCGCGGTCTGCGCCGCCTGCACGGCCGCGGCCACGTCGACTTCTTCGTGAAAACTTGCGCCCGGCACGTAAGTCACATTGGGCTTGCCGAATTTTTCCTGCAGCGCTTCGAGAATGGTATGGTGTTCGTGGGGATAAAGCGACTCTTCATTGCCCTGCCAGGTGATGGTCCAGCCGCTGTTGAGCACGCTCAGCTTGTCGGCGGTCGGGCCGGTGACCAGCAGCTTGGTCGACGGGGCCAGCGGCAGCAAATTGTTCTGATTCTTCAGCAAAACCAGAGACTCCCGCGCGGCTTGCAGCGCGACCGCGCGGAACTCCGCCGAGGCAAACTTGGACCGCAGCGTCTTGTCGGGATAGGGATTTTCAAACAGGCCGAGCGCGAATTTCACCCGCAGAATGCGGCCCACGGCCTCATCGATGCGGCGCATCGGCACCGCGCCTTCCCGCACCAGTGCCAGCAGGTGATCATAAAAACTGAAATCGAGCGGCACCATGCTCATGTCAATGCCGGCCATCACGGCCTGACGCACCGCCTCTTTGGGAGTGGCCGCCACTTTTTCGCGCGTGTGCAGATTGATGATATCAGCCCAGTCCGAAACCACGAAGCCGTTGAATCCCAGCTCGTCGCGCAGCAATTCCGTCAAATAGTAATGGCTGGCATGCACCGGCACCCCGTTGATTTCGGAGGAATTGACCATCACGGTGTGCGCACCGGCCTCGACCGCGGCTTGAAAGGTCGGCAGAAAGTACTCGCGCAACATGATTTCGGGAATGTAAGCCGGCGTGCGATCCTTGCCGGTAAGCGGGAAGCTGTAACCCAGGTAATGCTTCAAGCAGGCCGCCACTTTGTCTTTTTGATTGATCTGATTCTGCTCGCCCTCCAGCCCCTTCACATAGGCCACGCCCATGGTGGCAGCCAGGTAAGGATCTTCGCCAAAAGTCTCGAACAAGCGCGGCCACAGCGGGTGCCGGCCAATATCCAAAACCGGGTTGAAATTCCACGGAATGCCGCTGGCGCGCACTTCATAGGCAGTGATCTCACCGTCGCGGCGCATGAGGCCGGGATTCCAGGTGGCGGCCATGGCCAAGCTTTGCGGGAAGATTGTGGCACCGGTGGTGTAGTTCGCGCCGTGAATGGCATCGACGCCGTAGATGATCGGAATTTTCAGGCGCGTTTCGCGGGTGGCCACGTCCTGAATCTGCGTGATGATTTCGTGCCAGTGATCCACAGAATACGCCGAACCCATCACGTTCAAAATCGAGCCAACGTGATACTTCGTGATCGCGGTGCGCAACTTGGCGGGATCGAGCTGGTGACGCGCGCCGGGTTGGATGGGTGCCGGCATGTCCTTGGAAACGACATCGATCGTCACCTGCGTCATCTGGCCGACTTTTTCTTCCACGGTCATTTGCGCAAGCAATTTGTCCACTTGCGCGGTGAAATCGGGTTTGGGAATGCTCTGCCCAAATGCAGAAGCGAGGCCGAGAACACCGGCACTCATGAGCACGATGAGAGCTGGGACGGAAATCTTCATCATTCATCCTTGCCTGGAATGGGAGCCTCACTCAAAACGGCTGTGGCGGCATCGGTTCGAGTCAGTCAGAGTGATTTGCAGCGCGCTGAAAAATCCTGGGCCATCGGCCAGGTTTGATACAGGATTGACAAAAATTGCGCCAGCGTTTTCTCCAAAATCTGCTTCTGATATTAAAGAGCTTAAGGGCAGCAGGAGACTGTCGCCAGGCAAGGATTTATCAATTTGATAATGAACCTGTTATAAAATTGATAATCAGATTCTCAAGTTTGCAAAGCTGGTAAAGGCTCGGAGAACTGCGCAATGGCCACAAGTCTGTCCTCATCATGAACCGCGAGAGCAGCCACAACCGCCGGGCTGGGCCATGAGGCGATCAAAGTCAGAATGAAATTCTGAAAGATTCTTGACCACAAAGCAACCGCTTGCACCACGGAGCCGCGGAGTTTTGAAATCAAGAGAGTCCTTCTCCGCGTTCGTCGCGCCTTCGCGATGAACCTTTGAGGTGAATGGCACGGGCGTGTGCCTCACTCTTCACAGGATCCTTACTGGATGACAGTTGGATGACAGCGGTGGTGGGTACATCGTGCGAGGCAACAGTGTAAGAATCGGGCCTTATTCCTGCCCGCGGGCCTCGGATTTCAGCCTGTCTGAAATCCGGTGCAGCTTATTGCGCCGGCGGTCTCAGCTTCTGCAGAAACACCCTGGCCGGCTGAAAGTTGGGATCTTCCCGCAGCAAACCGGTGAGCGTTTCGGCTGCCTTGGCGGGTTCGCCGGCATCGGCGTAGAAGCCGGCGAGATAGAATTTCGCGTTCTGCCGTTCCTGACGATTGAGATCGACCTGCTCCAACGCCGCCAGCATCGTTTCACACGCCGCGTTGAGCTTCTTCTGCCGCCATTGCGCGATGGCGATTTGGTAGAGCAGCATGCCCTTTTGTTCGGAGAGCGGCAGAGTTTTCCAGAGATAAGCTTCGCGCTGGTCCCAGGCGCCTTCCAACTCAAAGGTCTTGGCCACTTGTTGGTAGGGATAGGGATCATCCGGCGCGAAGACACTGACCGCGAGATATTCCCGTCGCGCCCGCTCGAAATCACGCCGCTGCAAATAGACTTCCGCCATGCGATAGTGCGCCCGCGACCAGACGTTTTCCGCCAGCAAATAATTCCGCACAATCGGCACGGTGGCGGGGTCGCCGTAAGGCCGGTAATCGTCGAGCGCAACCGGCTTCTCCGGGAAAGGCCAGCGATGCGTCATTTCGAGAATCTTCATCAGGCCGATGTCCCAATCCAAGTCAGTGACATAATAAGGATCATCGGCAGGTTGAAAATGGGGAGCAGGATCAGCCAGCCAGCCGCCGGAACGAATGGCATCATAGAAGCCGGTGGCCATGAGATAATAGCCTGTGGGACTGGGATGCAAGTGATCGACCAGCAGGTTGTTGCCGAGCAACCCCTGCGGCGAACGCTGCGCCAGGCGGGAGTCGAGATCGACAAAGCGGCTGCCGTGCTGCTGCGCGAGCGCCGCGATGAGGTGATTGACCTCCTCGCTGGCGCGAAAGCGAATGAGATCGCGGTCTTTCGCGCCGGTGAAGAAATGCCGCGCCGCAGTGGAATCACCCCGGCCGGCGCTGGCGAGGCCGCGTTTGTACCAAAGCACCGCCGCGCTGGAATCCAGCAGCCACGCGGTGCGATAGGCGTTCTCACTTTCCACAAGCAAGCGAAGCTGCCGCAGGCTGTCACCGGCCGCGATGGCCTGCTCATAAACCGCGCGGCTGGCCGGCGGCAAATCCGGCGGCGCACTGGCAAAGGGCGGCAGGTCACGCAGGTTCGAGAACAGATTGCTGAGCAGCACCGGCACCCCGCGGCGCGCGCATTCCCGCAGAATCAAATCAAGATTATCCCGGAAATTCGTCAGCGTGCGCTGGTATTTGGGCGAGCCGAGGAGAATGGCCTGATCGCCAATGACATCGGCCATCAACGAGGGTTTGCGGGCGTCTTGGTTCGGCGCGGGCCGGAGCCACAAAATCAGGCGCCGCAGCATTTGCACCAAATGCAGCTTCTGCAGCTTGAGATAGGCGCGGATCAACTTGCCGTTCTGCCCCAGCGAAACCGTGGAGGCGCTGCCATAGGCGCCGTAGAATTCATTGTGCCCCATGTAGATGATGATCAAATCAGGCTGGTGCGCCAGAATCTCGGGCAGCAGATCGACAACCGTGAAACTGTTGACCGCGGAGATGCCGGCGTTGATCACTTCGAAGCGGCGCTGGGGATAGGTCTGCGCCAGCAAATAGCGGAGCTGCACCGGGAAGGGAACCTGGCAATCAAAGGGAAAACCGGCGGTGGTGGAGCCGCCCACGCAGAAGATGCGAAAAACTTCCGGGCCTTTGTGCTTGACGAAAAGATCCGGCTGCATGCCCGGCACGGTCACGCGGGCGGGATCGAAATAACGCTTCGCCACCCACTGGTTGAGTTGATAGTGGGGCTTGCCGGCTTTGGTGGTTGCGCGGACGAACGCCTCGGGCGCGAAGACGCCAAACAGCCGCAGCCCTCCTTCCGCCAGCGCGAGCAGCACGGCCGGCATGAGAATCAGCGCTGCCGCGAAGAGCCGCTTTTGCAGTGCGCTGGGCTGGGGCGCGGGTTTGAGGGCAGCCGGTTTGCGCCGAGGTGCTCGTTTCGCCATGGACTCCTTGAGGTGAGATCGCTATGGTTAGTATTACAACGTTAGGTCGAATTCTGTCGCACAGACAAATAGCCCCAAGGGGCGAAATGTTGAAGCGAAGGGCAACGCCCGGGAAAACCGGTATTCATGAGATATCACCAAGCCCCGACCGGGGCGCCATGGAACCACGCCAGGAATGCCGCCGCTGCTGGGCTAAATGCGACAAACTCGATCAGTTTCCAGGGCGCTGCCCGTGGGCTGTTACATGCGCCCGCGTTGGGGTCAAGCCGGCCTTCTGAAGAAGACGGTGTGTACTGAACGTTGTCGTATTGGTCCACCGCATCCTCATTCGCGGCCAAGCAGTAAGAATTCTCGCCACGAAGAAAACGAAGTGAACCGAGACGGTGAGGCTCTACGCCAGATTGCAGACAAGCTGAAATCTGATGCCCTGCGGGCCGCTATGAACCGGTCAGATTTGGAACAGCACGAAGGCGCAACGACACCGAGACAAGCTTGACGGCATGACTGCCATTTTTTTCGTGCCTCGGTGCCTTGGTGATCAAAAATTCTTCAGCATCTCATCCTGAGCTAGAAATGCCAACCGCCGGGGCTTTGGCTTATGGCTGCCGCCCGAGCGCGCTGCGCTACTTTGCGATGATCAACTTTCTCACCGCCACGTGCGCGCCGGCCTGCAATCGGCAGAAGTAAACGCCGCTGGCCAGGCCCGTGGCGTGCCAGCGCAACGCATGCGCACCGGCAGGCATCTCCCCTTCCCAAAGCTCGGCCACTTCGCGGCCGTCCGCCGCAAAAATCGTAAGCGCAACACGGCTGCGCACGGGCAGTTGAAAGCTGATGGTCGTCGCGGGGTTGAAGGGATTCGGATAG from bacterium includes:
- a CDS encoding T9SS type A sorting domain-containing protein; protein product: MKRYNLLLSLLLFPCLAFGQEALNTFDAALDSSYWNFEHVSSSTQTFTNLFYVNDLVKQGTGSLKVDYAIQGTESWGGYANIMHGADTTALFDFSPYTHLKVWYYNAVPQSKPGTTHIRVLLKDMSDVSVANRTMANITQAEYWYSHFFILDAQPGWNELVLPLVDVAQQSDQGLWRPGWAGAAGNNTLNLDAIKAWKIEWSVDASVYDAANPQNSGISAGTIYFDNIALYGHAFPVINYFDTTATMTASFAGTGTSSISVTDNKLEFFETASAQFDWKVDATESWGGFASLKYGNDTDFLPDMKGNTHMTLRYNNFLASSSPGNVVFRIQLYEYSEGANSEEQWIYETRDVLDAATGWKKLLIPLEDRGTGVTPNAEGFSNPGWSGVAGNSKLDWDKVKKYEFAFSAAPAIQGTVSTGGVLFDNLELYGKRQTDFEPPAAPKGVAAVPDAAGNFNLVIWQDVPNEAGEKYTVYASKQPITDVTAPGVEVLAEGVAENTQTYVHYLYHPLADQAVTYYYAVTAADKVGNVSVPGVSFPGVNNTAKGIATISLNPPAQFKADGILTEWENSGIKPFVFKKSVSHIGLGVFDNDDDLTLTMYMAMDNQYFYFAVDAIDNVFSYDPAGDWWQDDAIEMFFGLYDGRPGPPHAARLRGAKPDYALQFRYDGLFHPDNSNRQLYTRDSTDYYFEGFGSDYIIETRVKLTDITFGDDAPFLPVNGMRIPLDFTIHDADVLNTRDGIMSLSPINNDNSWQSPRNWTYTWIGDRESPTAVADNRNDGVPASYSLSQNYPNPFNPSSKITYAIRTAGLVQLELYNALGQKVRTLVDGVQAAGTYTLEVQADGLPSGIYFYRISAGDFKQTRKMLLMK
- a CDS encoding beta galactosidase jelly roll domain-containing protein, translated to MIMWYQTRFFLRVVLVSFLLLSFQNSAGQIATLDATLRLQTVAGIAIPQQNGMPVPAFEKQQRTTINLAGLWRKQRFAANHDLTLKKRDTAGFAELLAETAGRHEPGYDDSGWPSHQIPGVENTINAYEKRPEYYQDGVWYRRTFAVPAALQGKFAKLIFYAVNYVADVWVNGQYLGYHEGGYTSFAFDVTPALRYDTLNVIAVRVDNPPWGTRTDIVPYSRVDWFNYTGIIHDVYLEFADEVAVVRADVVPKEINGRIQTTVTVFNASAAPQDFEVALQVYTARVDSQNIRSERAADLLGEPAAVSGETRHAASAAARAAAVWRTTLTVPNPRLWSPQAPHLYVLQVTLTRGGRVVDEFHTQFGIRTTKTAGTKFLLNEKPAFFVGVARHEDHPVYGRSMPVEAIYDDLVKIKGLHANWLRTAHYPNHPFTYLATDRLGFVVMEEIPLWQFDVALAWVLQNLIRHIHEQMFKEMVFRDYNRPSIALWSTNNESLDIDNRQTFIKRVNDELDSLYPDGRLVGQSAAADRPGPHDPSQAASDYAGWTMYFGIFYGKDAYPETKYFLVDANLAHPKKPILNTEFGYWSSENGSTASAQVQIFNDTFRALKQRAAMDSLGNLDCCGYLMAATWWCAFDWYRMTEGYQSMGVLRMDRVTEKQVAPVLRAAYLPYFKTGGFATAVAERGTAGGLLPQQLQLEQNYPNPFNPSTRIRFTLAHKRHARLRVLDVLGREVAVVLDEVKNAGAHEVIFSAGPAGPNLPSGVYFCELAAGGEVAVRKMILMR
- a CDS encoding family 16 glycosylhydrolase → MKIAWSISLCAVLCCPVLVAAKNYKGAELRTREAYSYGRFEVRMQAAQREGMLASFFTYHDGGGPWNEIDLEILGRYSDDVQFNTITAGQNSHLRHQAVSFNPHLDFHTYAFEWTPAYVAWFIDGVEAYRQTEAHIAMLVSEQKIMMNVWKPAFTNWVGSWSDDALPAFAYYDWVSYAAYTPGAGDTGTDNNFSRQWKDDFDFWDQTRWEKGTHTFNGNDCDFVPENVVFRDGLMILCLTVPDNLGYDDRNPPVARWARLSGNNVTVRFSEEIAQTVAEQRSNYVIPGVAISAAQLLPDQMSVLLATAGLDSSLTHTLVVMRARDRAATPNTSAARAVSVIKEAPVTFPLQINVGGAQQDDFSADQQWHEQVEYGFQDGSTKSWPADLEIANTDDDAIYRNERGGLVFYRVRVPNGSYRVTLMMAENNFTAAGMRVFDVFAESKMMVDDLDLFQEAGAHVAHVKTLEVVAVTDGILDLHFAAVIKDPVLNGLVIEPATASGIRAPAPAPAPRQFHLAQCFPNPFNGATRIRYELAAAERMQLRVFDLLGNVVFQKDLGVQPAGTREFTWQAVDTSGLPLRSGVYFYSLGGTQGSAAGKLLLVK